CTATCCGTCGTCGCCGGAAAATGCTGCACAGGTGGCCACGCTCGTGCCCGAACCGCGCGATCGCATGCAGGTAATCCGTTACGGGCAGGATCACTGGGACGCTGCGCGCGTTGAGGCCGAAATCAATCAGGCTGCGGATTGGGCCAAACAACACGGCGTGCCGCTCACCTGCAACGAATTCGGCGTGTTCCGGAATTTTTCCGATCCGCAGGACCGCGCGCAATGGATTACTGACGTGCGTACCTCGCTCGAACGCCACAACATTGGCTGGGCCATGTGGGACTATTCCGGCAGCTTCGGCGTGGTCACGAACCGGGAGTCGGGCGCCAAGCTGGATGAAGTCACCGTGCACGCACTCGGCCTGAAGATGCCGGACGGGAAGTAAGTTCGTTCACCGGAACTCAGTTCGGTCGTCCGGTGTCTAAGCAATACCAGAGTCTCGACGTTGGAGTCTCTCTCGCTCTGACATCCAGCACTTCGCCGCTCGAGGTAATAAATGCTCGAAGCCGTGCACCTGACCAAACGTTATGCCTCGCTGCCGGCCGTGCAGGACTTGTCATTTTCGCTGCGGCCCGGCGAGGTGCTCGGATGCCTCGGCCCCAACGGCTCCGGCAAGAGCACGACTGTAAAAATGCTAACGGGATTATTGCAGCCTACGCGAGGCGCAGTTCTCTTCGCGGGTCACGATATCCAGGACAACCTGGCGGCTTACCGCAAGCGTCTAGGCTATGTCCCTGAAGAGGCCCATCTTTATCCGTACTTAAGCGGTTGGGAATATCTCGAACTGATCGGCATTTTGCGCGGGATGGATCACAAACGTCTCCCTATTAAAATCGATTCCCTGCTTGAGTTGTTCTCCTTGCATCCGAGCCGCCATGCCAGCATTAGTTCGTATTCCAAGGGAATGCGGCAGCGCCTGCTGCTGATTGCCGCGATCATGGACAATCCCGAGATCTTCATTTTTGACGAGCCGCTCTCCGGGCTGGACGTGACCTCCGCGCTGATCTTCAAGAACCTCGTGCAGGAATTGGGGCAACAGGGAAAACTCGTG
This genomic stretch from Candidatus Sulfotelmatobacter sp. harbors:
- a CDS encoding ABC transporter ATP-binding protein; the protein is MLEAVHLTKRYASLPAVQDLSFSLRPGEVLGCLGPNGSGKSTTVKMLTGLLQPTRGAVLFAGHDIQDNLAAYRKRLGYVPEEAHLYPYLSGWEYLELIGILRGMDHKRLPIKIDSLLELFSLHPSRHASISSYSKGMRQRLLLIAAIMDNPEIFIFDEPLSGLDVTSALIFKNLVQELGQQGKLVFYCSHMLEVVEKVCSDVLILRKGVVIAQDSVANIGQILGQSLENTFLHLVDEVDTVSVARNIVDVMQMRAA